A DNA window from Gillisia sp. Hel1_33_143 contains the following coding sequences:
- a CDS encoding TrmH family RNA methyltransferase: MQLAHPDHFSTTKKFPLIILTDNIIGEANIGSIFRLADAFNIHKIIFTGSPINLKSNRLKKTARSTYKYVDFEYMKEAAGVARSFIEKGYKTLAIEITSNSVSIDSISYENETKLLLIVGNESAGISSELLELSHKHLHINMFGENSSMNVAQATGIALYEITKTLLPFPNK, from the coding sequence ATGCAATTAGCTCATCCAGATCATTTCAGCACCACTAAAAAATTCCCTTTAATTATACTAACAGATAATATTATAGGTGAAGCCAATATTGGTAGCATTTTTAGACTTGCAGATGCTTTTAACATTCATAAAATCATTTTTACCGGTTCCCCCATTAATTTAAAAAGCAATAGGTTAAAAAAAACCGCAAGATCTACTTACAAGTATGTAGATTTCGAATATATGAAAGAGGCTGCAGGTGTTGCTAGATCATTTATAGAAAAGGGTTATAAAACTCTAGCTATAGAAATAACATCCAATAGCGTGAGTATAGATAGCATTAGTTATGAAAATGAAACTAAATTGTTATTAATAGTGGGTAATGAAAGCGCCGGTATTAGCTCAGAATTGTTAGAACTATCTCATAAACATCTTCATATCAATATGTTTGGAGAAAATAGCAGTATGAATGTTGCACAAGCTACAGGAATAGCTTTATATGAAATTACTAAAACCCTTCTTCCCTTTCCGAATAAATAA
- a CDS encoding phenylacetate--CoA ligase family protein, with amino-acid sequence MKNIQTASKEEIAEIQWLRLKNQMLFLDQNSKFYHKRFKKNDIELSEIHTLEDLRKIPITTKEELQLYNHDFICVPKEDIIDHVTTSGTLGRPVSLALNNADLDRLALNEMQSFQIIGVKKEDVVQITTTLDRRFMAGMAYFLGLRMLGAGVIRTGSGLPQLQWDSIERFQPKYLIAVPSFLLKMIDYAQEHHIDFKKSSVKAAICIGESIRNMDLEFNALSKKIKQLWDIELFSTYASSEMATAFTECELHVGNHAQPDLIFTEILDQAGAPVKSGEVGELVISTLQNTTMPLLRYATGDMVSFIDDPCKCGRNTIRLSPVIGRNRQMIKLKGTSLYPQNVIDTINEFDKISLFVIIAERGNLGIDNLIIKIPDTSTLTLIQLFKEFLKSKLQVTPTLEMALPSDIEKLKYPEDGRKPRVFIDNRY; translated from the coding sequence ATGAAGAACATTCAAACGGCTTCTAAAGAGGAAATAGCAGAAATACAATGGCTTAGATTAAAGAATCAAATGCTATTTTTAGATCAGAATTCTAAATTCTATCATAAGCGTTTCAAAAAGAACGATATAGAACTTAGTGAGATCCATACTTTGGAAGATCTAAGGAAGATCCCTATCACTACTAAAGAAGAGCTACAACTATATAACCATGACTTTATATGTGTTCCTAAAGAAGATATTATAGATCATGTTACTACTTCTGGAACTTTGGGTAGACCGGTAAGTTTGGCCCTAAATAATGCAGATCTAGATAGACTCGCTTTAAATGAAATGCAGTCTTTTCAGATAATTGGCGTAAAGAAAGAAGATGTGGTGCAAATTACGACCACTTTAGACAGAAGATTTATGGCCGGGATGGCATATTTTCTAGGATTAAGAATGTTAGGTGCCGGTGTAATTAGAACAGGTAGCGGATTGCCACAATTACAGTGGGATTCTATAGAGAGATTTCAGCCCAAATATTTAATTGCTGTACCTTCATTTCTTTTAAAAATGATAGATTATGCTCAGGAGCATCATATAGATTTTAAAAAGTCCTCAGTAAAGGCAGCTATTTGTATAGGTGAATCTATTCGAAACATGGATTTGGAATTTAATGCATTGTCAAAAAAGATAAAGCAGTTATGGGATATTGAGCTATTTTCTACCTATGCTTCTTCAGAAATGGCTACCGCCTTTACAGAATGTGAGTTGCATGTTGGTAATCATGCACAACCCGATCTTATCTTCACCGAAATTTTAGATCAGGCTGGAGCACCCGTAAAATCCGGAGAAGTAGGGGAGTTGGTTATTTCCACTCTTCAAAATACCACCATGCCTTTATTAAGATATGCCACCGGAGATATGGTTTCTTTTATTGATGATCCATGTAAATGCGGAAGAAATACCATAAGATTAAGTCCGGTAATTGGTAGAAATAGACAAATGATCAAATTAAAAGGAACAAGTCTATATCCTCAAAATGTTATTGATACTATTAACGAGTTTGATAAGATCTCTCTTTTTGTAATTATAGCAGAAAGAGGAAATTTGGGAATTGATAATTTAATAATAAAGATACCTGATACTTCTACGTTGACATTAATACAGCTTTTTAAAGAATTTTTAAAATCCAAGTTACAGGTTACACCAACATTAGAAATGGCTTTACCTTCTGATATAGAAAAATTAAAGTATCCCGAAGATGGAAGAAAACCGAGAGTATTTATTGATAATAGGTATTAA
- a CDS encoding C45 family autoproteolytic acyltransferase/hydolase, whose product MKTSILQLLYLVLLFSITSCGVNRSLKDRPNLDGISEIDTVRTVHNDSLLTIGKNTLLKNKYGVWELYLEGDALERGLINGSLTKELMAKQEIAIMTKIESLVPSTSYQKFLSKMVKFFNRKMYKYVPEEYKQEIYGISRFSLEKYDFFAPAYVRAMYLHGAHDIGHALQDLMLVGCTSFAAWDGKTSDGKLLLGRNFDFYAGDDFAEEKIVAFINPTEGHKFMMYTWGGFIGAVSGLNIQGLSVTINAGKSKIPLLAKTPISLVAREILQYAGTIDEAVAIAKKRKVFVSEAIMIGSSKDHKAVLIEVSPNNFGVFDVENSDHLVCSNHFQSAAYNSDRRNTKAIEESHSAYRFKRMQELLDSTDKLDPEKAVAILRNRNGLNGKKIGFGNEKAINQLLAHHGIIFKPEELKVWVSANPYQLGEFIAYDLNDAFNKFERGNVKNSVSTVQATISKDEFVNSQEFSDYEVFRKLSQQIELNLLSGQEIKERDLQKLQILNPYYWKSYSITGDYYYEREDYKMAIINYKKALRLEITTLSDRKRLITRIKKSYRKL is encoded by the coding sequence ATGAAAACATCTATTTTACAACTTCTATACTTGGTTCTCCTTTTTTCTATAACTTCTTGTGGAGTAAATAGATCTTTAAAAGATAGACCAAATCTCGATGGCATCTCTGAGATCGATACCGTTAGAACTGTTCATAATGATAGCTTACTTACTATAGGTAAGAATACGCTATTAAAAAATAAATATGGAGTTTGGGAACTCTATCTAGAAGGAGATGCGCTAGAACGCGGACTCATAAATGGAAGTCTTACTAAAGAGTTAATGGCAAAACAAGAAATTGCTATTATGACCAAGATTGAAAGTCTTGTGCCTTCCACATCATATCAGAAATTTCTAAGCAAAATGGTTAAATTCTTCAATAGGAAAATGTACAAGTATGTTCCGGAAGAATATAAACAGGAGATCTATGGTATTTCCAGATTTTCACTTGAAAAATATGATTTTTTTGCACCTGCTTATGTTAGAGCTATGTACTTGCATGGTGCTCATGATATTGGGCACGCATTGCAGGATCTAATGCTGGTTGGTTGTACGTCTTTTGCTGCCTGGGATGGTAAAACCAGTGACGGGAAATTATTGCTTGGTAGAAATTTTGATTTTTATGCGGGAGATGATTTTGCGGAAGAAAAAATAGTAGCATTTATCAATCCAACTGAAGGTCATAAATTTATGATGTACACATGGGGAGGATTTATTGGTGCGGTAAGCGGTTTAAATATTCAAGGATTGAGCGTTACTATAAATGCCGGAAAATCTAAAATTCCCTTGCTTGCTAAAACTCCAATATCTTTGGTTGCTAGAGAGATCTTGCAATACGCCGGTACTATAGATGAGGCTGTTGCTATAGCTAAGAAACGAAAAGTGTTTGTATCTGAAGCCATCATGATTGGAAGCTCTAAGGATCATAAAGCCGTTCTTATAGAAGTGTCTCCAAATAATTTTGGTGTTTTTGATGTTGAGAATAGCGATCATTTAGTATGTAGCAATCATTTTCAAAGTGCTGCTTATAATTCAGATAGAAGAAATACAAAAGCAATTGAAGAAAGTCACTCTGCATATAGATTTAAGAGAATGCAGGAATTATTAGATAGTACAGATAAACTAGACCCAGAAAAGGCTGTGGCTATTTTAAGAAATAGAAATGGATTGAATGGTAAAAAGATAGGTTTTGGTAATGAAAAAGCAATAAATCAATTATTGGCTCATCATGGAATTATATTTAAACCTGAAGAACTGAAAGTATGGGTATCTGCAAATCCTTATCAATTAGGAGAATTTATAGCTTATGATCTTAATGATGCTTTTAATAAATTTGAAAGGGGTAATGTGAAAAATTCTGTATCCACAGTTCAGGCTACAATTTCCAAAGATGAGTTTGTGAATTCTCAAGAATTTTCAGATTATGAAGTGTTTAGAAAGTTAAGTCAGCAAATTGAGCTGAATCTTTTAAGTGGTCAAGAGATTAAGGAACGAGATCTTCAAAAGCTTCAAATCTTAAATCCCTATTATTGGAAATCTTATAGTATAACAGGAGATTATTATTATGAGCGTGAAGATTATAAAATGGCGATCATCAATTACAAAAAAGCGTTAAGGTTAGAAATAACTACATTGTCAGATAGAAAGCGCTTAATCACAAGAATTAAAAAAAGCTATAGAAAATTATAA
- a CDS encoding AI-2E family transporter encodes MNAKTFSYGILRALGILSGIFLLLYFLYQIQSVLIYIAVAGVISLVGRPVVIFLRSRLRIPNQVAVIMVLLLVLSIFVGIIFVFVPIMIEQSYYLGQIDIEAFKSDISELNTQINAYLGVNDINIIEGLKQSEFAQSLNLKMVPKFLNSVFGILGATLIAVFSIIFISFFLLKDSKLMLNSILVFANKGEEDKFQRVFNKIKILLSRYFVGLTMQVTVLFILYMLLLSIFEINNPVAIAFICATLNLVPYLGPIAAGILMSLFVISSNLGADFQEIILPKLIYVMLGYAICQLIDNFISQPLIFGASVRSHPLEIFLIILISGLIFGVLGMVVAIPFYTALKVIAKESLSEYKIVKRLTRDL; translated from the coding sequence GTGAACGCGAAAACTTTTTCTTACGGAATATTACGTGCATTAGGAATTTTATCTGGTATCTTCCTTTTACTCTATTTTTTATATCAAATTCAATCGGTGCTTATTTATATAGCAGTTGCCGGTGTTATTTCTCTTGTTGGTAGACCTGTGGTGATCTTTTTAAGATCTAGACTTCGTATACCGAACCAAGTGGCGGTGATTATGGTATTACTGCTCGTACTCTCGATTTTCGTAGGAATAATATTTGTTTTTGTTCCTATTATGATAGAACAGAGTTACTATTTAGGACAAATTGATATTGAAGCCTTTAAAAGCGATATCTCCGAGCTTAACACTCAAATTAATGCATATCTCGGTGTTAACGATATAAATATCATTGAGGGCTTAAAACAAAGCGAATTTGCACAAAGCCTCAATCTTAAAATGGTTCCTAAATTCTTAAATAGTGTTTTTGGAATCTTAGGAGCTACATTAATCGCCGTTTTCTCTATCATTTTTATCTCCTTCTTCTTACTAAAAGATAGTAAGCTGATGCTAAATAGTATTTTGGTATTTGCTAATAAAGGAGAGGAAGACAAATTTCAGAGAGTATTCAACAAAATTAAGATATTATTATCAAGATACTTTGTAGGACTTACCATGCAAGTAACCGTGCTGTTCATTTTATACATGCTTTTACTAAGTATATTTGAAATTAACAATCCAGTTGCAATCGCATTTATTTGCGCCACGCTAAACCTTGTTCCCTATTTAGGACCTATTGCTGCTGGTATTTTAATGAGCTTATTTGTGATCTCTAGTAATTTAGGAGCAGATTTTCAAGAGATCATTCTCCCTAAATTGATATATGTAATGCTGGGATATGCTATTTGCCAGTTAATAGACAATTTTATAAGTCAGCCGCTTATATTTGGTGCTAGTGTAAGATCTCATCCATTAGAGATATTCTTGATCATACTTATCTCGGGGCTGATTTTTGGGGTTCTAGGTATGGTTGTAGCCATTCCATTTTATACGGCATTAAAAGTGATCGCCAAAGAATCTTTAAGCGAATATAAGATCGTTAAAAGGCTTACAAGAGATCTTTAA
- a CDS encoding DUF2062 domain-containing protein: MPTYNNERSLGIVLKDLEHYTHNIVVVNDGSTDSTKAILAADPYITVEHFKKNCGKGIALKRAFKVAQELGYDYAISIDSDGQHYADDLEIFLSELENKAPEEEILLVGDRNMGSGNVPGKSSTGNKFSNFWYMVVTGSELHDTQSGYRLYPLKIVNDIPLYTWKFELEIEVIVKASWRKVNVKNVPIKVYYDKENRVTHFRPFWDITRIVLLYMWFVLVSFFYIHPQNKYKDFKEKGIKRFWKEDILKSQESPSKKAAAIALGIFIGISPFWGLHTMLVFLLAAVFKLNKVSAFVFSNISIPPFIPIIIYLSYQLGSLISGKGISLDLDISQIDSAAAIYQGLRQYIIGSLCLAVIASLLTWVVFYLLFSVSNQKQVVEP, encoded by the coding sequence ATGCCTACATATAATAATGAGAGATCTTTAGGTATAGTCCTGAAAGATCTGGAGCATTACACTCATAATATTGTTGTTGTTAACGATGGTTCTACAGATAGTACTAAAGCTATTCTAGCTGCAGATCCATATATAACAGTAGAACATTTTAAGAAAAATTGCGGAAAAGGTATTGCACTTAAAAGAGCGTTTAAGGTAGCTCAAGAACTAGGATATGATTATGCTATATCTATAGATTCTGATGGACAACATTATGCAGACGATCTAGAAATTTTCTTATCAGAATTAGAAAATAAAGCTCCGGAAGAAGAGATCTTATTGGTTGGAGATAGAAATATGGGGAGCGGAAATGTTCCAGGTAAGAGCAGTACAGGTAACAAGTTTTCCAATTTTTGGTACATGGTGGTCACAGGGTCAGAATTACATGATACCCAGAGTGGCTATAGGCTTTATCCATTAAAAATAGTAAATGATATTCCTCTATATACTTGGAAATTTGAACTAGAGATAGAAGTGATTGTTAAAGCATCCTGGAGAAAGGTGAATGTGAAGAATGTGCCCATTAAAGTTTATTATGATAAGGAAAATAGAGTTACTCATTTTAGGCCATTTTGGGATATAACCAGAATCGTACTATTGTATATGTGGTTTGTGCTGGTAAGTTTTTTTTATATCCATCCACAAAACAAGTACAAAGATTTTAAAGAAAAAGGGATCAAAAGATTTTGGAAGGAAGATATTCTAAAAAGTCAGGAATCGCCTAGCAAAAAGGCTGCTGCCATAGCACTGGGAATTTTTATAGGAATTTCGCCCTTTTGGGGACTTCATACAATGTTAGTTTTTTTATTAGCTGCAGTATTTAAATTGAATAAGGTTTCAGCTTTTGTCTTTTCCAACATTAGTATTCCTCCCTTTATACCTATTATCATTTATTTAAGTTATCAGTTAGGTTCTTTGATCTCCGGGAAAGGAATCTCCTTAGATCTAGATATTTCACAAATAGACTCTGCAGCTGCTATATATCAAGGTTTAAGACAATATATAATAGGTAGCCTTTGTCTTGCCGTAATAGCATCTTTACTAACGTGGGTTGTCTTTTATTTATTATTTTCGGTGTCTAATCAAAAGCAAGTAGTAGAGCCTTAA
- a CDS encoding DUF4159 domain-containing protein gives MLVLIFSLASNAQEIALLKYNGGGDWYANPTALPNLIKFCNDNIHTVINSKPATVTPGSSAIFQYPFVHMTGHGNVIFNDHEVTNLRNYLLSGGFLHIDDNYGMKPYLLKELKKLFPNKTLQEISTNHLIFSTAYQFPNGLPKIHEHDGLPPQALGFFEGDRLILLFTFESDLGDGWEDAAIHNDPEEVRSRALKMGANIIKYAFID, from the coding sequence ATGTTGGTACTTATTTTTTCTTTGGCGTCCAACGCTCAGGAAATAGCACTTTTAAAGTATAATGGTGGTGGAGATTGGTATGCAAACCCCACAGCTTTGCCAAATCTTATAAAATTTTGCAATGATAATATTCATACTGTAATAAATTCTAAACCAGCTACTGTTACTCCAGGAAGTAGCGCTATTTTTCAATACCCATTTGTGCATATGACGGGGCATGGAAATGTGATCTTTAATGATCATGAAGTTACAAATCTTAGAAATTATTTATTGAGCGGAGGGTTTTTACACATAGACGATAATTATGGAATGAAACCGTATCTTTTAAAAGAGCTAAAGAAATTATTTCCGAATAAAACGTTACAAGAGATCTCCACAAATCACTTAATTTTTAGTACTGCGTATCAATTTCCCAACGGATTACCTAAAATCCATGAACATGATGGATTACCACCTCAGGCTTTGGGATTTTTTGAAGGAGATAGACTTATCTTATTATTCACATTTGAAAGCGACCTTGGAGATGGATGGGAAGATGCGGCTATTCATAACGATCCGGAAGAAGTAAGAAGTAGAGCCTTGAAAATGGGTGCTAATATTATTAAATATGCTTTTATAGATTAA
- a CDS encoding THUMP-like domain-containing protein has product MNKAILHPEVQKFILKNQKVDLPQLILKGSPFPEITIQEIAIQIAAFKKAQKKLPTWYSKSSIIYPEALNLEQTSSETTAKYKASLIYGDNLIDLTGGFGIDDYYFADNFKVVTHCEINTELSEIVTHNFNVLAKKNIQTINCDSIKFLNEHEKQYTWIYLDPARRDDHGGKVFRLDQCTPNIVEQLDFVLSRTNNILIKTSPLLDIKAGILELDNVKEVHIVSVNNEVKELLWVIEKNYNDSIKIKTVNFLKESIQKFEGWFNADEESYNLCLPLNYLFEPNPAIMKSGLFGTLSKETETSTLHQNSHLYTSQSLVEFPGRRFEVIEILEYNKKYLKKYFKSKKANITTRNFPKSVEALREELKIKDGGVLYLFFTTDMNNRKIVISCKKI; this is encoded by the coding sequence TTGAATAAGGCCATCTTACATCCAGAGGTACAGAAATTTATTCTGAAAAATCAGAAAGTGGATTTACCACAGCTTATTTTGAAGGGTAGTCCCTTTCCTGAAATTACTATACAGGAGATCGCTATACAAATTGCAGCATTTAAAAAAGCTCAAAAAAAGTTGCCTACTTGGTATTCCAAATCTTCTATAATATATCCGGAAGCCTTGAATCTGGAACAGACTTCATCAGAAACTACTGCAAAATATAAGGCCTCGCTTATTTATGGAGATAATTTGATAGATCTTACGGGCGGTTTTGGTATAGATGACTATTATTTCGCGGATAATTTTAAGGTAGTGACACACTGCGAAATTAATACAGAACTTTCAGAGATCGTTACGCATAATTTCAATGTGTTAGCTAAAAAGAATATTCAAACCATTAACTGCGACAGTATTAAATTCTTGAATGAACATGAAAAGCAATATACTTGGATCTATTTAGATCCTGCAAGAAGAGATGATCATGGTGGGAAGGTTTTTCGTTTAGATCAGTGCACTCCCAATATTGTGGAACAGCTAGATTTTGTATTGAGTAGAACCAATAATATTCTTATTAAGACCTCTCCACTCCTCGATATTAAGGCAGGTATTCTGGAATTAGATAATGTAAAAGAAGTTCATATAGTTTCAGTAAATAATGAGGTTAAAGAACTGCTTTGGGTTATAGAGAAGAATTACAATGATTCTATTAAAATAAAGACCGTTAACTTTTTAAAAGAATCAATTCAGAAATTTGAAGGTTGGTTTAATGCAGATGAAGAAAGTTACAATCTATGTCTCCCTCTTAATTATCTATTTGAACCAAATCCTGCTATAATGAAAAGCGGACTATTCGGTACTTTATCAAAAGAGACAGAGACTTCTACTCTGCATCAAAATTCTCATTTATATACTTCACAGAGTTTGGTAGAATTTCCAGGTAGAAGATTTGAAGTCATTGAAATACTGGAATATAACAAAAAGTACTTAAAGAAATACTTTAAGTCTAAAAAAGCCAATATTACTACTAGAAATTTCCCCAAATCTGTAGAGGCACTAAGAGAGGAATTAAAAATTAAAGATGGCGGAGTACTTTATTTATTCTTTACTACAGATATGAATAATAGAAAGATTGTAATTAGTTGTAAAAAGATATAA
- a CDS encoding MMPL family transporter: protein MLKIYTLINQNKKAAIVIGLIILGIITFLASRITLEEDITSLIPSGEQQNTLKKVLDQTEFSDKIIITVSADSSLLEPEDLIQYAQQFIDSIDQELPEYVEQIQGKVPEEGIREIYDFVYQHIPLFLNESDYSEIEKRLDKDSLKDRLRENYKSLISPTGLVTKQYLFKDPLSISALGLKKLEELQVGEDFELYNNFLVTKDHKHLLLFLSPKYPASETNKNTIFVERLEEIQSRLNKEFKGISGEFFGGVRYSVANANQIKKDIQLTLGIATIILLSLLIFYYKRIYVPILLFIPSVIGAITALAILYLIKGNISAISVGIGAVLLGISIDYALHILTHYRNNNNIPKLYKEVTRPVLMSSSTTAVAFLCLIFVKSKALNDLGIFAAISVMVASILALILIPQLYKMPKGNGATSSNFIDKLASIEFHKKKPLTLIIFILFIIGLFFFTKIKFNNDLSALNYEPQNIKQAEQHVQEIAGKAAKSIYLVSYGNTVDEALEFNNELYKKLTRLKKSNKIINYSSIGGVVLSTNTQLEKIERWKEFWPEHKKQLIQEDLIEQSDAFGFRPESFNTFYELLSSEFNPIYLKDYSGTTNLYLDDFISSKENFATVTTSVSVNEEDIPRLIKEFKSVRNVVVIDRKQINQNFLGHLRSDFNILIGYSIIAVFLILLLAYRSIEISVLTLIPIAITWVIALGIMSILGIEFNILNIIISTFIFGLGLDYSIFITNAFLKEYETGTKVLITYRTSIILSVFTTLLGIGALFFAKHPALESISLVSIIGVLSAVLVAFILQSYFLNMLFLERIARGKPAFNIRTILLNIFDKKSIDKLYYKNLVLDNYRYKSVFPTVKKMFESQKERYLKLSAFIENKETVINIYSGCGLLEIFLGYKNTEITITGIEPDINELVIAQNCFASRSSRLHFYPSVPEEAKKYDVVIISKIPTLEMEKEIKKMVNRYASKVIILDPKYSYRWIVDLNFQIDYRQNDVVVLKKME from the coding sequence ATGTTAAAGATCTATACTCTTATAAATCAGAATAAAAAAGCGGCTATTGTAATTGGGCTTATAATTCTTGGTATCATTACTTTTCTAGCCTCACGAATTACTTTAGAAGAAGATATAACTAGTTTAATTCCTAGTGGAGAACAGCAAAATACCTTAAAAAAAGTTTTAGATCAAACCGAATTTTCTGATAAGATAATAATTACCGTATCTGCAGATTCCAGCCTTTTAGAACCAGAAGATCTCATTCAATACGCGCAGCAATTTATAGATTCTATAGATCAGGAATTACCAGAATATGTAGAACAAATTCAAGGCAAGGTTCCAGAGGAGGGAATACGGGAGATCTATGATTTTGTATATCAGCACATCCCTTTATTTTTAAATGAATCTGACTATTCTGAAATAGAAAAAAGACTTGACAAGGATAGTCTGAAAGATAGGTTAAGAGAGAATTATAAAAGTTTGATCTCTCCAACAGGACTAGTTACTAAGCAATATCTTTTTAAAGATCCATTATCTATATCTGCATTAGGTTTAAAAAAATTAGAAGAACTACAGGTAGGTGAGGATTTTGAGCTTTACAATAACTTTTTGGTTACTAAAGATCACAAACACCTGTTACTGTTTTTAAGCCCAAAGTATCCTGCTTCCGAAACAAATAAGAATACCATTTTCGTTGAAAGATTAGAAGAAATTCAATCGCGATTAAATAAAGAATTTAAAGGTATTTCGGGAGAATTTTTTGGTGGTGTACGTTATTCCGTGGCAAATGCCAATCAGATTAAAAAAGATATACAACTTACCTTAGGTATAGCAACTATTATTCTACTTTCTCTGTTGATCTTTTATTATAAGAGAATCTATGTTCCAATCTTACTATTTATTCCAAGTGTAATTGGAGCAATAACCGCTTTAGCAATACTTTATTTAATCAAAGGAAATATTTCTGCAATTTCCGTAGGTATTGGGGCAGTTCTCTTGGGTATAAGTATAGATTATGCGTTGCATATTCTCACACATTATAGAAATAACAACAATATTCCAAAGCTTTATAAGGAAGTTACAAGGCCAGTTTTAATGAGCAGCAGTACTACTGCAGTCGCATTTTTATGCTTAATTTTTGTGAAGAGTAAAGCTCTTAATGATCTAGGGATATTTGCAGCTATTAGTGTGATGGTAGCTTCAATATTAGCGTTGATTCTTATTCCACAATTATACAAAATGCCTAAAGGTAATGGTGCAACCAGCTCTAATTTTATAGATAAACTGGCATCCATAGAGTTTCATAAAAAGAAACCTTTAACCCTTATAATTTTCATTCTCTTTATCATAGGATTGTTCTTTTTTACCAAGATTAAATTCAATAATGATCTTTCTGCGTTAAATTACGAACCACAAAATATTAAACAGGCAGAACAACATGTTCAAGAGATAGCTGGAAAAGCAGCTAAATCTATTTATCTAGTTTCTTACGGAAATACGGTAGATGAAGCATTAGAATTCAATAATGAGCTTTATAAAAAGCTTACAAGACTTAAGAAAAGTAATAAGATCATAAATTATAGCAGCATTGGTGGGGTAGTGCTTTCTACTAATACGCAGCTCGAAAAGATAGAAAGATGGAAAGAATTCTGGCCGGAGCATAAGAAACAGTTAATTCAAGAAGATCTTATAGAACAGTCTGATGCCTTCGGGTTTAGACCGGAAAGTTTTAATACCTTTTATGAGCTACTTTCTTCTGAATTTAACCCGATATATTTAAAAGATTATAGTGGTACCACAAATTTATATTTAGACGATTTTATCTCTTCTAAAGAAAATTTTGCTACAGTAACTACTTCTGTTAGTGTTAACGAAGAAGACATACCTAGATTGATCAAAGAATTTAAAAGTGTTAGGAATGTTGTAGTAATAGATAGAAAACAGATCAACCAAAACTTCCTTGGGCATTTAAGATCAGACTTTAATATCTTGATTGGCTATTCTATAATTGCGGTATTTCTTATTTTATTATTGGCTTATAGATCTATAGAGATTAGTGTTCTTACGCTTATCCCTATTGCAATTACTTGGGTAATAGCCTTAGGAATCATGAGCATTTTAGGTATAGAATTTAATATCTTGAACATTATAATTTCTACATTTATATTTGGTCTTGGCTTAGATTATAGCATTTTTATTACAAATGCTTTTCTAAAGGAGTATGAGACCGGTACCAAAGTTTTAATTACTTATAGAACTTCAATTATTCTATCTGTGTTTACTACACTTTTAGGTATAGGTGCATTATTCTTTGCTAAGCATCCAGCTTTGGAGTCTATTTCGTTGGTCTCTATTATAGGAGTATTATCTGCGGTGCTGGTTGCATTTATCCTACAGTCATATTTTCTAAATATGTTGTTCCTAGAAAGAATAGCGCGAGGAAAACCCGCATTTAATATAAGAACGATTTTACTAAATATTTTTGATAAGAAAAGTATCGATAAGTTATATTATAAGAATTTGGTTTTGGACAATTATAGATACAAAAGCGTATTTCCTACTGTAAAAAAAATGTTTGAAAGTCAAAAAGAGCGATATCTCAAACTTTCCGCTTTTATTGAAAATAAAGAAACTGTTATTAACATTTATTCTGGTTGTGGATTACTTGAAATCTTTCTTGGTTATAAGAATACAGAAATAACTATTACGGGAATAGAGCCAGATATAAATGAACTGGTGATAGCTCAAAATTGTTTTGCTTCCAGATCATCAAGGCTTCATTTTTATCCAAGTGTTCCAGAAGAAGCTAAAAAATATGACGTAGTTATTATCTCTAAAATACCGACTTTAGAGATGGAAAAAGAAATTAAAAAAATGGTGAATAGATATGCTAGTAAGGTCATTATTCTAGATCCAAAATATTCTTACAGGTGGATCGTAGATCTTAATTTCCAAATAGATTATAGGCAAAATGATGTAGTTGTTCTAAAGAAAATGGAATAG